In Cyanobium sp. ATX 6F1, the following proteins share a genomic window:
- a CDS encoding dehydrogenase encodes MKSAIHPLLALSLVIGVATGAVAQAPYLPSRDPLTGPRTPLAKDWVGLRPLPTGTPILVMAGHADSQGLGGAGTPGAAVALARWAPMDPSMTDELYWNLQTAQAVVVLGQRRGLNIRYYDPPLRSIASGDDPRTTWSVGREFVAAGGYAMEIHFDAYGPDGYGSGLIPPLQAQPSRLDESLALAFGAYPFYYRNGLGGPKRGIAILEIGKLEGTLEASLRSPAHRQAALAAIAERVVSALEQGLSQPPGAADSARQDWGRPASSGAE; translated from the coding sequence ATGAAGTCAGCGATCCATCCCCTTCTCGCCCTCTCCCTGGTGATTGGCGTGGCGACGGGCGCTGTGGCCCAGGCCCCCTATCTCCCCAGCCGCGATCCGCTCACCGGACCGCGCACACCCCTGGCCAAGGACTGGGTGGGCCTAAGGCCCTTGCCCACGGGCACCCCGATCCTGGTGATGGCGGGCCACGCCGATTCCCAGGGCCTCGGCGGTGCCGGTACGCCGGGGGCGGCGGTGGCCCTCGCTCGCTGGGCGCCCATGGACCCCTCGATGACCGACGAGCTCTACTGGAACCTGCAGACGGCCCAGGCCGTGGTGGTCCTCGGCCAACGACGGGGCCTGAACATCCGCTACTACGACCCGCCCTTGCGCAGCATCGCCAGTGGCGACGACCCGCGCACCACCTGGAGCGTGGGTCGTGAGTTCGTGGCCGCCGGAGGTTACGCCATGGAAATCCACTTCGATGCCTACGGACCCGATGGCTACGGCTCCGGCCTAATCCCACCGCTCCAGGCCCAGCCCAGCCGCCTGGATGAAAGCCTGGCCCTGGCTTTTGGCGCCTACCCCTTCTATTACCGGAATGGCCTCGGGGGCCCTAAACGGGGCATCGCCATCCTGGAGATTGGCAAGCTGGAAGGCACCCTGGAGGCCTCCCTGCGCAGCCCCGCCCACCGGCAGGCAGCCCTGGCCGCCATCGCCGAGCGGGTGGTGAGCGCCCTGGAGCAGGGCCTCAGCCAACCGCCTGGTGCGGCCGACAGCGCTCGTCAAGACTGGGGTCGTCCAGCCAGTTCTGGGGCCGAGTGA
- the hemF gene encoding oxygen-dependent coproporphyrinogen oxidase gives MGLQESICAGLETLDGEGRFQEESWIRDEGGGGRSRVMREGRIFEQGGVNFSEVEGDNLPASILSHRPEAQGQRWFATGTSMVLHPRNPYVPTVHLNYRYFEAGPVWWFGGGADLTPFYPFLEDARHFHRTLKGACDSVDPAYYRVFKPWCDEYFFLKHRGETRGVGGIFYDYQDPAGRLYKGQDPEGLAAAAGAAEGDRPRSWEQLFALAGACGNAFLPSYVPIVERRNDLAYGDRERQFQLYRRGRYVEFNLVFDRGTIFGLQTNGRTESILMSLPPLVRWEYGYVPEPGSREALLTDLFTRPQNWLDDPSLDERCRPHQAVG, from the coding sequence ATGGGTCTCCAGGAGAGCATCTGCGCGGGCCTGGAGACCCTCGATGGCGAGGGACGTTTTCAGGAGGAGAGCTGGATCCGCGACGAGGGGGGCGGCGGGCGCTCGCGGGTGATGCGCGAGGGCCGGATCTTCGAGCAGGGTGGCGTGAACTTTTCCGAGGTGGAGGGGGACAACCTGCCTGCCTCCATCCTCAGCCACCGGCCCGAGGCTCAAGGGCAGCGTTGGTTCGCCACCGGCACTTCGATGGTGTTGCACCCCCGCAACCCCTACGTGCCCACCGTGCACCTGAACTACCGCTACTTCGAGGCGGGGCCGGTGTGGTGGTTCGGCGGCGGGGCTGACCTCACTCCCTTTTACCCTTTCCTGGAGGATGCGCGCCACTTCCACCGCACCCTCAAGGGCGCCTGCGACAGCGTCGATCCGGCCTATTACCGGGTGTTCAAGCCCTGGTGCGACGAATACTTCTTCCTCAAGCACCGGGGCGAAACCCGGGGCGTGGGCGGCATCTTCTACGACTACCAGGACCCCGCCGGTCGGCTCTACAAGGGCCAGGACCCCGAGGGTCTGGCGGCGGCGGCTGGAGCGGCCGAAGGCGACCGGCCCCGCAGCTGGGAGCAGCTGTTTGCTCTTGCAGGGGCCTGCGGCAACGCCTTTCTGCCCAGCTACGTGCCGATCGTGGAGCGGCGTAACGATCTGGCCTACGGCGATCGCGAGCGCCAGTTCCAGCTCTACCGGCGCGGTCGCTACGTGGAGTTCAACCTGGTGTTCGACCGGGGCACGATCTTCGGGCTGCAGACCAACGGCCGCACCGAGTCGATCCTGATGTCGTTGCCGCCGCTGGTGCGCTGGGAGTATGGCTACGTCCCCGAGCCGGGCAGCCGCGAGGCCCTGCTCACCGACCTGTTCACTCGGCCCCAGAACTGGCTGGACGACCCCAGTCTTGACGAGCGCTGTCGGCCGCACCAGGCGGTTGGCTGA